In a single window of the Sphingosinicella microcystinivorans genome:
- a CDS encoding pilus assembly protein CpaE translates to MNAPWNPKTGVGARDAFNAFVCDDETADAIKVVAAELGWAIEKVNKGGLRNAVQTLSVSSSPMVLLVDLSESGDPLNDINALAEVCEPGTIVIAVGTINDVKLYRDLVASGLQDYLLKPLSGDALREALMHAQVTLQGPKHVETDTSDRPRTTIAVIGTRGGVGASTVASSLAWLSSDSQGRSTALLDLDVQFGTGALAFDLEPGRGLTDALENPSRIDGLFIERAMVRVGEKLAVLSAEAPISQPLIADGSALFQLQEEMRNAFETVIVDLPRTVAVQHPHLLSDVNHVVVVTEQTLASTRDAIRLLGFLKANAPHAKVTMVANRVGTNPPPEVARKDFEASIERKLDIVIPLDVKQAVGAAKQGRALAAVATGKVGGAFTALAVQLAGEIAAEVEAKTLMSKVRSLLPQKGTAKASGKK, encoded by the coding sequence ATGAACGCGCCTTGGAATCCGAAAACCGGCGTCGGCGCACGCGACGCCTTCAACGCCTTCGTCTGCGACGACGAGACGGCTGACGCCATCAAGGTGGTCGCGGCCGAGCTCGGCTGGGCGATCGAGAAGGTCAACAAGGGTGGCCTTCGCAACGCCGTGCAGACGCTCTCGGTCTCGTCGAGCCCGATGGTGCTACTCGTCGACCTGTCCGAATCGGGCGATCCGCTGAACGACATCAACGCGCTCGCCGAGGTCTGCGAGCCGGGCACGATCGTGATCGCCGTGGGTACGATCAACGACGTGAAGCTCTACCGCGATCTCGTCGCGAGCGGCCTTCAGGACTATCTGCTGAAGCCGCTTTCCGGCGACGCGCTGCGCGAGGCGCTCATGCACGCGCAGGTCACGCTGCAAGGGCCGAAGCACGTGGAGACGGACACCAGCGACCGTCCGCGCACGACGATCGCGGTGATCGGCACGCGCGGCGGCGTCGGCGCGTCCACGGTCGCAAGCTCGCTCGCATGGCTCTCGTCGGACAGCCAGGGCCGTTCGACGGCGCTTCTCGATCTCGACGTGCAGTTCGGCACGGGCGCGCTCGCGTTCGATCTCGAACCGGGCCGCGGCCTCACCGACGCGCTCGAGAACCCGAGCCGCATCGACGGCCTCTTCATCGAGCGCGCGATGGTGCGCGTGGGCGAAAAGCTCGCCGTGCTCTCAGCCGAGGCGCCGATCAGCCAGCCGCTGATCGCCGACGGCAGCGCGCTGTTCCAGCTCCAGGAAGAGATGCGCAACGCCTTCGAGACGGTGATCGTCGATCTGCCGCGCACGGTGGCGGTGCAGCACCCGCATCTGCTCAGCGACGTCAACCACGTCGTCGTGGTGACGGAGCAGACGCTGGCCTCGACGCGCGACGCGATCCGCCTGCTCGGCTTCCTGAAGGCGAACGCGCCGCACGCCAAGGTGACGATGGTCGCGAACCGCGTCGGCACGAATCCGCCGCCCGAAGTGGCGCGCAAGGATTTCGAGGCGTCGATCGAGCGCAAGCTCGACATCGTCATCCCGCTCGACGTCAAGCAGGCCGTGGGCGCCGCGAAGCAGGGCCGTGCGCTGGCCGCGGTCGCGACCGGCAAGGTCGGCGGCGCCTTCACGGCGCTGGCCGTCCAGCTCGCGGGTGAAATCGCCGCCGAGGTCGAGGCGAAGACGCTGATGAGCAAGGTTCGCAGCCTGCTGCCCCAGAAGGGCACCGCCAAGGCTTCGGGCAAGAAGTAA
- a CDS encoding CpaD family pilus assembly protein, translating to MTMKTISMRRLASATLLAASLALGACGGGTPNPGMASAKAPVVTQTILVHDLGYAGADGLSADQRKSLSEWFEGIGVRYGDRVSVDDSGRGSGARRAAIASVLAHYGLLLNDQVPVTAGAGSAGARVIVMRATASVPGCPDWTRPSNVEFEASTLSNYGCASESNLAAMVVDANDLVSGKAHTGTDALTTVKAIETYRSKSGTATQTVRSTVGTAGGSGSGGGGSSN from the coding sequence ATGACCATGAAGACCATATCCATGCGCCGCCTTGCATCGGCCACCCTTCTCGCCGCCTCGCTCGCGCTCGGCGCCTGCGGCGGCGGCACGCCCAACCCCGGCATGGCTTCGGCCAAGGCCCCGGTCGTGACGCAGACGATCCTCGTCCATGATCTCGGATATGCGGGCGCGGACGGGCTTTCCGCCGATCAGCGCAAGTCGCTTTCGGAATGGTTCGAAGGCATCGGCGTCCGCTACGGCGACCGTGTCAGCGTCGACGACAGCGGCAGAGGTTCCGGGGCGCGGCGCGCGGCCATTGCCTCGGTGCTCGCCCACTACGGGCTTCTGCTGAACGATCAGGTGCCCGTCACGGCCGGAGCCGGCAGCGCCGGCGCCCGCGTCATCGTGATGCGTGCGACGGCGAGCGTGCCGGGCTGCCCCGACTGGACGCGCCCCTCGAACGTCGAGTTCGAGGCCTCGACGCTGAGCAACTACGGCTGCGCCAGCGAGAGCAACCTCGCGGCGATGGTCGTCGATGCGAACGACCTCGTGTCGGGCAAGGCCCACACCGGCACCGACGCGCTGACGACGGTGAAGGCGATCGAGACCTATCGCAGCAAGTCGGGCACCGCCACGCAGACCGTCCGCAGCACGGTCGGCACCGCCGGCGGCAGTGGCAGCGGCGGTGGCGGCAGCAGCAATTAA